In one Leptospira yasudae genomic region, the following are encoded:
- the mnmE gene encoding tRNA uridine-5-carboxymethylaminomethyl(34) synthesis GTPase MnmE produces MNDTIAAVSTASGSGAIGIIRMSGPEALTISSSFLFSKNKFLSPSDIQPRTAIQCVFQIGDRKVDQILFFYFKAPNSYTGEDLCEFHFHGNPILLREALDAIFRAGARPAKQGEFSRRAFLNEKLDLTEAEAIGRLISARSRFELELAQKNVFGEVSRFTSNLRSQLISLKAECEAEIDFSTEDLTYESLEERKARIDKVKTLCQTVIRKSDSAEKLIQQLRIVLYGEPNTGKSSLMNVLLGKDRSIISEIPGTTRDYISEEILLEGIPVRLVDTAGVRETTDRIEKLGIERSEKEFQSADIRLFLVDTSKQEDWKEFITKTKDRLQGSILVANKIDIRNSSWNPSLFSEVRDLTICEISCKTKEGISILLGAIKERAGTMGHSEDYVLLEERQRYHFETIVRCLDNTLRLIEEGAPAEIYIKEIDYALSEIGEVNGRVDTEEILGRIFSKFCVGK; encoded by the coding sequence TTGAATGATACGATAGCTGCAGTATCAACAGCTTCCGGGTCCGGTGCGATCGGAATTATCCGAATGTCCGGGCCGGAGGCGCTCACGATCTCTTCCTCTTTTCTTTTTTCAAAAAACAAATTTCTTTCTCCTTCCGATATTCAACCGAGAACCGCGATTCAATGCGTTTTTCAAATCGGCGATCGCAAGGTCGACCAAATCCTGTTCTTTTATTTCAAGGCTCCGAATTCTTATACCGGCGAGGATCTCTGCGAATTTCATTTTCACGGTAATCCGATTTTGTTAAGAGAAGCGTTAGACGCCATCTTCCGCGCGGGTGCGCGTCCCGCTAAGCAGGGAGAATTTTCACGCAGAGCATTCTTAAATGAAAAATTGGATCTAACCGAAGCGGAGGCGATCGGAAGATTGATCTCCGCGCGTTCCCGTTTCGAATTGGAACTCGCGCAAAAAAACGTGTTCGGAGAAGTTTCCCGTTTCACTTCCAATCTGAGAAGTCAGTTGATTTCTCTCAAAGCGGAATGTGAAGCGGAGATCGACTTCTCCACCGAAGATCTTACTTACGAGTCTTTGGAAGAAAGAAAGGCGCGCATCGATAAAGTCAAAACTCTTTGTCAAACCGTGATCCGCAAATCCGACTCCGCGGAAAAATTGATTCAACAACTTCGAATTGTTCTTTATGGAGAACCGAACACGGGCAAGTCGAGTTTGATGAACGTCCTTCTCGGAAAGGACCGTTCCATCATCTCCGAAATTCCCGGAACAACCCGGGATTATATCAGCGAAGAAATTCTTCTCGAAGGAATTCCGGTTCGTCTCGTCGACACGGCCGGTGTGCGTGAAACGACGGACCGCATCGAAAAGCTCGGTATCGAGCGAAGTGAGAAAGAATTTCAATCGGCGGACATTCGCCTCTTCCTCGTCGATACTTCTAAACAAGAGGATTGGAAAGAATTTATAACCAAGACGAAGGATCGTCTCCAAGGATCGATTCTTGTCGCAAACAAAATAGACATTCGAAATTCTTCCTGGAATCCGAGTTTGTTTTCGGAAGTGCGCGATTTGACGATCTGCGAAATTTCCTGCAAAACCAAAGAGGGAATTTCGATTCTTCTCGGGGCGATCAAAGAAAGGGCCGGAACGATGGGGCATTCGGAAGATTATGTCCTTTTGGAAGAAAGGCAGCGTTATCATTTCGAAACCATCGTTCGTTGTCTCGACAATACGCTTCGTCTGATCGAAGAAGGCGCTCCCGCGGAAATTTATATCAAAGAAATAGACTATGCCCTTTCCGAAATCGGAGAGGTGAACGGTAGAGTGGACACCGAGGAAATTTTGGGGAGAATCTTCAGTAAGTTCTGCGTAGGCAAATGA
- a CDS encoding malic enzyme-like NAD(P)-binding protein, protein MREKSLQYHALHPKGKIEVVPTKPTQDSYDLSLAYSPGVAYPCLEIKDSPELVYEYTNKGNLVGIITNGTAILGLGDIGSLAGKPVMEGKAVLFKKFAGIDVFDIEIDTKDPDEFINAVKLLEPTFGGINLEDIKAPESFYIEEQLIEKMNIPVFHDDQHGTAIITVAGLLNSFELTGKKPGDVKVVICGAGAAGIAIAELIQQIGIKKEQIFIVDTKGVIHHKRTDLNESKKKYVQTTEATTLRDAMKDSDIFIGVSVENMVDEDMVRSMAKNPVIFALANPNPEIPYQVAKAVRSDLIMGTGRSDNPNQVNNVLGFPFIFRGALDVRARHITLEMKLAAARALAELARLEVPDAVSKAYGGAKFEFGPEYLIPKPFDKRVLFHVAPAVAEAAVASGSSRIPYPGREKYLGFLEGIIRN, encoded by the coding sequence ATGAGGGAAAAATCGTTACAATATCACGCGCTTCATCCTAAGGGAAAAATTGAAGTAGTTCCGACCAAACCGACTCAGGATTCTTACGATCTTTCCCTCGCTTATTCTCCGGGCGTCGCTTATCCTTGTTTAGAAATTAAGGATTCTCCCGAGCTCGTTTACGAATATACGAATAAAGGAAATCTTGTCGGCATCATCACCAACGGAACCGCGATTCTCGGTTTAGGCGATATCGGCTCTCTTGCCGGTAAGCCCGTGATGGAAGGTAAAGCCGTCCTCTTTAAAAAATTTGCGGGGATCGACGTGTTTGATATCGAGATCGACACGAAGGATCCGGACGAATTCATCAATGCGGTAAAACTTCTCGAACCTACGTTCGGCGGAATCAATCTCGAGGATATCAAAGCTCCCGAAAGTTTTTATATCGAGGAACAACTCATCGAAAAGATGAACATTCCCGTTTTTCACGACGATCAGCACGGAACCGCGATTATTACCGTTGCGGGACTTTTGAATTCTTTCGAACTTACCGGAAAAAAACCGGGCGATGTGAAAGTCGTAATCTGCGGAGCAGGTGCGGCCGGAATCGCAATCGCGGAACTCATTCAACAGATCGGCATCAAAAAAGAACAGATCTTTATCGTAGATACGAAAGGTGTGATTCATCACAAGCGCACCGATCTCAACGAATCCAAAAAGAAATACGTTCAAACGACCGAAGCAACCACGCTTAGAGACGCGATGAAAGATTCCGATATCTTTATCGGAGTTTCCGTCGAGAACATGGTGGACGAAGACATGGTTCGTTCCATGGCGAAAAATCCGGTGATCTTCGCATTAGCGAATCCTAATCCTGAAATTCCGTATCAGGTCGCAAAAGCCGTCCGTTCCGATTTGATTATGGGAACGGGAAGAAGCGACAATCCGAATCAGGTGAACAACGTATTAGGATTTCCTTTTATTTTCAGAGGCGCTTTGGACGTCAGAGCCCGTCATATTACTCTCGAAATGAAACTCGCCGCCGCTCGCGCACTTGCCGAGCTTGCACGTTTGGAAGTTCCGGATGCCGTGAGCAAGGCATACGGCGGAGCGAAGTTCGAATTCGGTCCGGAATATTTGATTCCTAAACCGTTCGATAAACGAGTTTTGTTTCACGTGGCTCCCGCCGTTGCGGAAGCGGCCGTAGCAAGCGGTTCCTCCCGTATTCCTTATCCAGGAAGAGAAAAATACCTCGGCTTCCTCGAAGGTATTATCCGGAATTGA
- the fumC gene encoding class II fumarate hydratase — protein MKTRIETDSMGEIAVDDSKYWGAQTERSLHHFHIGNDRFPREMIRALGILKKSAAIVNAELGLLSEDKKKLIVQAADEVISGKLDEHFPLSVWQTGSGTQTNMNSNEVISNRAIEIAGGVKGSKKPIHPNDDVNKAQSSNDTFPTAMHIAAAEQLNQKLIPALTQLRDTLKKKTDEFQNIIKIGRTHLQDATPLTLGQEFSGYVQQLDYNIARVKAVLPAVYRLALGGTAVGTGLNTHPEFAVKSAAQISKETGLPFVSAENKFEALAAHDSLVETSGVLKTIAASLMKIANDVRWLSSGPRCGIGEISIPENEPGSSIMPGKVNPTQSEQMTMVAAQVIANDVAVNIGGASGNFELNVFKPLIIHNVLNSIRLLSDSCVSFEEHCARGITPNKEKLNEHLNNSLMLVTALNPHIGYDNAAKIAKNAHKRGTTLKESGIELGLLTSEQFDQWVLPEKMIHPSVD, from the coding sequence ATGAAAACCAGAATCGAAACGGATTCAATGGGCGAAATCGCCGTAGACGATTCAAAATATTGGGGCGCGCAGACCGAACGCTCTTTACATCACTTTCATATCGGTAACGATCGTTTTCCAAGAGAAATGATCCGCGCTTTGGGAATCTTGAAAAAGTCGGCCGCGATCGTAAACGCCGAACTCGGATTGTTAAGCGAAGATAAGAAGAAGCTGATCGTTCAAGCCGCGGACGAAGTGATTTCCGGCAAATTGGACGAACACTTTCCTCTTTCGGTTTGGCAGACCGGTTCGGGAACGCAAACGAACATGAATTCCAACGAGGTCATTTCCAACCGCGCCATCGAAATCGCGGGCGGAGTCAAAGGTTCCAAGAAGCCGATTCATCCGAACGACGACGTGAATAAAGCTCAATCCTCCAATGATACGTTTCCGACCGCGATGCATATCGCAGCTGCGGAGCAGCTCAATCAAAAACTCATTCCCGCTCTGACTCAACTCAGAGACACTCTTAAAAAGAAAACGGATGAATTTCAGAATATTATAAAAATCGGAAGAACTCACCTTCAAGACGCTACGCCTTTGACGCTTGGTCAGGAATTTTCCGGTTATGTGCAGCAGCTTGATTACAATATCGCAAGAGTAAAAGCGGTTCTTCCTGCTGTTTACAGACTTGCGTTAGGCGGAACAGCGGTTGGAACAGGTTTGAATACGCATCCTGAATTTGCCGTTAAATCTGCGGCTCAAATTTCAAAGGAAACGGGGCTCCCGTTCGTGAGCGCCGAAAATAAATTCGAAGCTCTTGCCGCTCACGATTCTCTCGTCGAGACGAGCGGTGTTTTGAAAACGATAGCGGCTTCTTTGATGAAGATCGCGAACGACGTGCGTTGGTTGTCTTCCGGTCCCCGTTGCGGAATCGGAGAAATCAGCATTCCTGAAAACGAACCGGGTTCTTCCATCATGCCGGGGAAAGTCAATCCGACTCAATCCGAACAAATGACGATGGTTGCGGCGCAAGTGATCGCGAACGACGTCGCTGTGAACATCGGTGGCGCGTCCGGAAACTTCGAGTTGAACGTTTTTAAACCGTTGATCATTCACAACGTTTTGAACTCCATTCGACTTTTATCCGATTCCTGTGTTTCTTTCGAGGAACACTGCGCCCGCGGAATTACGCCGAATAAGGAAAAGCTCAACGAACACTTGAATAACTCTTTGATGCTCGTAACCGCTTTGAATCCTCATATCGGATACGATAACGCGGCTAAGATCGCAAAGAACGCGCATAAAAGAGGAACGACTCTGAAAGAATCCGGAATCGAGTTGGGACTCTTAACGAGCGAACAATTCGATCAGTGGGTTCTTCCGGAAAAGATGATTCACCCTTCGGTGGATTAA
- a CDS encoding host-nuclease inhibitor Gam family protein — protein sequence MSKTKNSLNKTILVDLPDNRYRDLAEIAQAIQQLGETKRERERIKSKTDDEIAKLQLDLQDQIFPFDLKIQHIASGIKFFVDHHKKELFPDPEYRTCKFATGVLKLRRVPPSVKTRGTAKLFERILSENGLLEKFSNLIAKLSNVYLRVKLELNKEQILAEPLRAMQKIGIEFNEEAERLYIAPNETELEIEADEESAA from the coding sequence ATGTCTAAAACCAAGAATTCGCTTAACAAAACAATCTTAGTCGATCTACCGGATAATCGTTATCGCGATCTTGCCGAAATCGCGCAGGCAATTCAGCAACTCGGTGAAACCAAACGGGAAAGAGAACGGATCAAAAGCAAAACGGACGACGAAATCGCCAAACTTCAGTTAGACCTTCAAGATCAGATTTTTCCGTTCGATCTAAAGATCCAGCATATCGCATCCGGAATCAAATTCTTCGTGGATCATCATAAGAAAGAACTTTTTCCGGATCCCGAATACAGAACGTGTAAATTCGCAACGGGAGTTTTGAAACTCAGAAGGGTTCCCCCTTCCGTAAAAACTAGAGGGACCGCAAAACTTTTCGAAAGAATTCTAAGCGAAAACGGTCTCCTTGAAAAGTTCAGCAACCTCATCGCGAAGTTGAGCAACGTTTATCTCAGGGTTAAACTGGAGCTGAACAAAGAACAAATTCTCGCGGAACCGTTGAGAGCGATGCAAAAGATCGGAATCGAATTCAACGAAGAAGCGGAACGTCTCTACATCGCTCCGAACGAAACAGAACTTGAAATCGAAGCGGATGAGGAAAGCGCCGCTTAA
- a CDS encoding LIC13344 family protein produces the protein MKSVSSTAIAEKNPIVNRNNLDPIVLSDIEEKMIVQIAEYVKEQFPTFDWRWDDHSEMHDKAVTSLFLVKNDIAQICERNPNKIQEFIRILEYILEEEFEE, from the coding sequence ATGAAATCAGTAAGTTCAACGGCAATCGCGGAAAAAAATCCGATCGTCAACAGAAACAATCTGGATCCGATCGTTCTTTCCGACATCGAAGAAAAGATGATCGTTCAAATCGCGGAATACGTTAAGGAACAATTTCCTACGTTCGATTGGAGATGGGACGACCACAGCGAAATGCACGATAAGGCGGTCACTTCGCTTTTTCTTGTCAAGAACGACATCGCACAAATCTGCGAAAGGAACCCGAATAAGATTCAGGAGTTTATCAGAATTCTTGAATATATTTTGGAAGAGGAATTCGAAGAATGA
- a CDS encoding helix-turn-helix domain-containing protein, whose amino-acid sequence MYKADKKFPDRLKRLIETLGISQAEFARSIDLKPAFISDLINERAKSFSQESILRLRTVHSVNPLWLISGEGDMLISAAEVKSDAETDRYRSLLRKIRNRPQMEALVESLLDVPDGELEALSVVIEKFRKKK is encoded by the coding sequence ATGTATAAAGCGGATAAAAAATTTCCGGATCGTTTGAAGAGGCTCATCGAAACTTTGGGGATTTCCCAAGCTGAATTCGCGAGATCGATCGATTTAAAACCTGCGTTCATCAGTGATCTGATAAACGAGCGGGCGAAAAGTTTCTCTCAAGAGTCCATTCTTCGTTTAAGAACCGTTCACAGCGTAAATCCTCTTTGGCTGATTTCGGGTGAAGGCGATATGCTGATCAGCGCGGCAGAAGTGAAGAGCGACGCGGAAACGGATCGGTATCGATCTTTATTGAGAAAGATTCGAAATCGTCCTCAAATGGAAGCATTGGTGGAAAGTCTTTTGGATGTGCCTGACGGCGAACTGGAAGCGTTGAGCGTTGTTATAGAAAAGTTTCGAAAGAAGAAGTGA
- a CDS encoding helix-turn-helix domain-containing protein yields the protein MSTIKGHARKGSLLKNVQPSVSVNERPNRDDRESPTTNDKTQILKTKEAASYLNLSVRTFNQYVIDHEIPFIEWSPRVRRFMISDLEKIALSRKTKKQIY from the coding sequence ATGTCTACAATCAAAGGTCATGCAAGAAAAGGTTCTTTGCTGAAAAACGTTCAGCCTTCCGTTTCGGTCAACGAAAGACCGAATCGCGACGATAGAGAATCGCCCACAACAAACGATAAAACACAAATTTTAAAAACAAAAGAAGCCGCAAGTTACCTGAATCTTTCCGTAAGGACGTTCAATCAATACGTGATCGATCACGAAATTCCGTTCATAGAATGGAGTCCTCGAGTTAGAAGATTCATGATCTCCGATTTGGAAAAAATCGCTCTCTCGCGTAAAACGAAAAAACAGATCTATTGA
- a CDS encoding LIC10173 family protein encodes MRISHIDYLESMIVSIKTLPELPATEPISLFAENRIFQSRPNVSDYPTLFPFCVISLNPFESIAERKRFQKLEPVLVGGIKNLRFLKRHYIQEFTYSIEFWMQDSAKDVASTGDFDGSAAELGIFDQILIYLSEHSKLITQQGVTVEVKPGSCSKVSDPSENLGYYKLKMEIVFSDGLFETETVPTLAQGTFQIEEPTEIETSEEQ; translated from the coding sequence ATGAGAATCAGTCATATCGATTATTTAGAATCGATGATCGTATCGATCAAAACTCTTCCCGAGCTTCCGGCCACGGAACCGATTTCTCTTTTTGCGGAGAATCGAATATTTCAATCGAGGCCGAACGTCTCCGATTATCCGACTTTGTTTCCGTTTTGCGTGATTTCCTTGAATCCGTTCGAGTCGATTGCGGAAAGAAAACGATTTCAGAAACTCGAGCCTGTTTTGGTGGGAGGAATCAAAAATCTTCGTTTTTTAAAAAGACATTATATTCAAGAATTTACATATTCTATCGAATTTTGGATGCAGGACTCGGCGAAAGACGTCGCATCGACGGGCGACTTCGATGGAAGCGCGGCCGAACTCGGAATTTTCGATCAGATTCTCATCTATCTTTCCGAACACTCTAAACTTATCACGCAACAGGGCGTCACCGTGGAAGTGAAACCCGGATCCTGTTCCAAGGTTTCCGATCCTTCGGAAAATCTCGGATACTATAAATTGAAGATGGAAATCGTTTTCAGCGACGGACTTTTTGAAACTGAAACGGTCCCTACTCTGGCTCAGGGGACCTTTCAAATCGAAGAGCCAACGGAAATCGAAACATCGGAGGAACAATGA
- a CDS encoding DUF2586 family protein — MSTGDVTTYHQDGGINFNDVKPDRVGSKVGTAESGEANRVYVINNTPQAKDVFGRGELVDSLEQFFEEFDESKGQKPVPVLCVRPVNDVAGTIEAPVKTGTGEAAVPTTAGTPTGSRTVILKFTKAGACGTAEYRKSVDGGANFSTPLISPASASPISLDAGVTATFVNASTPANTFQVGDTFTFTITGPSASNASKITAIETLKREYGAYWIHVLGPASRAFAMSCNVILEEMETEHHLPSFIILEARGKNQSETLPEYFQYIQDEFDPFTSPKGRVMIAVGEARYIKGGVNASGGYSAVKSAGDSIGTWRNFATMATAKIAAAPVNVSIGYVKDMRSLTFSEIRYWNEGYRNYMDLLHDMGLMVLKEYDDYEGIFIARDKIKAASASDFKELPERRRADKMHRILYRESLQFLNMDTEVDSGSGGLDYLKTYIDSKIAAEMEAPGRKEISGHEIILDPNKTFNTDRILKAKCKMYVSNRTKAIEWETSFATPK; from the coding sequence ATGTCAACAGGCGACGTGACTACCTATCATCAAGATGGTGGGATCAACTTCAATGACGTGAAGCCGGATCGAGTCGGTTCCAAAGTCGGAACAGCGGAAAGCGGCGAGGCAAACAGGGTCTATGTCATCAATAACACACCGCAAGCAAAAGACGTATTCGGAAGAGGAGAGCTTGTGGATTCTTTGGAACAATTCTTCGAAGAGTTCGACGAGTCCAAAGGACAAAAGCCGGTTCCGGTACTCTGCGTTCGCCCCGTTAACGACGTTGCGGGAACGATCGAAGCGCCGGTAAAAACCGGAACGGGAGAAGCGGCGGTGCCAACAACGGCCGGAACTCCGACCGGAAGCAGAACCGTAATTCTGAAATTCACGAAGGCCGGAGCGTGCGGAACGGCCGAATATCGCAAGTCGGTGGACGGAGGAGCGAACTTCTCGACTCCTTTGATTTCTCCTGCGAGCGCTTCGCCCATCTCATTGGATGCCGGAGTTACTGCGACTTTCGTGAACGCTTCCACACCCGCGAATACGTTTCAAGTCGGAGATACCTTTACGTTTACGATCACAGGGCCAAGTGCGTCTAACGCGTCAAAGATCACTGCGATCGAAACCCTGAAGAGGGAATACGGAGCTTATTGGATTCATGTGTTGGGTCCCGCTTCAAGAGCGTTTGCGATGTCATGCAACGTGATTCTTGAGGAAATGGAAACCGAACACCATCTTCCTTCGTTTATCATTTTGGAAGCGAGAGGAAAGAATCAATCCGAAACTCTTCCGGAATATTTTCAATACATTCAGGACGAGTTTGATCCGTTTACTTCTCCGAAAGGAAGAGTGATGATAGCGGTCGGTGAAGCTCGTTATATCAAAGGCGGGGTCAACGCATCGGGCGGTTATTCCGCGGTGAAATCGGCGGGCGATTCGATCGGAACTTGGCGAAACTTTGCGACGATGGCTACCGCTAAAATCGCGGCCGCACCGGTAAACGTTTCGATCGGTTACGTGAAGGACATGCGTTCGCTTACCTTCTCGGAGATCCGTTACTGGAACGAAGGCTATCGAAACTACATGGATCTGCTCCACGATATGGGGCTTATGGTTCTGAAGGAATACGACGATTACGAAGGAATCTTTATCGCGAGAGATAAGATCAAAGCGGCAAGCGCTTCCGACTTCAAGGAACTTCCTGAGCGCAGACGTGCAGACAAGATGCACCGTATTCTTTACCGCGAATCTCTTCAATTCCTCAACATGGATACCGAAGTTGATTCCGGTTCGGGCGGTTTGGATTATCTCAAGACGTACATCGATTCTAAAATCGCGGCAGAGATGGAAGCTCCGGGTAGAAAAGAAATTTCGGGTCACGAAATCATCTTAGATCCGAACAAGACGTTCAACACGGACAGAATTCTGAAAGCGAAGTGCAAGATGTATGTAAGCAACAGAACCAAAGCGATCGAATGGGAAACCTCTTTCGCCACACCCAAATAG
- a CDS encoding LIC_10177 family protein, which translates to MNPLISSIPTLKEAFEKLPQPYQNIDDDFIARNREAIDAIKSHFADKGGLHVLDAGEGRKIICRVPNKTQVDDTLEKARKEKQTDVAQRLTGQCCLYPSFEVVNGWAQDSPGIFIPISNKLIELTATTQEVTAKKL; encoded by the coding sequence ATGAATCCATTAATCAGTTCAATTCCAACGTTGAAGGAAGCTTTTGAAAAACTTCCTCAACCTTATCAGAATATCGACGACGATTTTATCGCACGGAATCGGGAAGCGATCGACGCGATCAAATCCCATTTTGCGGATAAAGGCGGCCTTCATGTTTTGGACGCGGGAGAAGGAAGAAAGATCATCTGCAGAGTTCCGAATAAAACGCAAGTGGATGATACTCTTGAAAAAGCGAGAAAGGAAAAGCAAACCGATGTCGCACAACGTCTCACCGGTCAGTGTTGTCTGTATCCGAGTTTCGAAGTCGTAAACGGATGGGCTCAAGATTCTCCCGGTATCTTTATTCCGATCAGTAATAAACTGATCGAGTTGACTGCGACCACCCAAGAGGTAACCGCAAAAAAGCTATAG
- a CDS encoding DUF6046 domain-containing protein → MIGGITPPALPAGYIPPEIITGDTDRLTIGLDLATEYEFPSATKIKAFQEKKIEVTAIPGGKGTIKELTGYGDWTITVEFTLLAATYGAGILAAPSNPLVKSMIQKIKEVKKIWETNETLYLNHAMLNALGIKNVVCKSFDLPSEPIQYNQTITLVFLSDEEYDLDLASMESKNAAVESSL, encoded by the coding sequence ATGATCGGAGGAATTACACCACCGGCGCTTCCCGCGGGATATATTCCGCCGGAAATCATTACGGGAGACACGGATCGTTTGACGATCGGTTTGGATCTTGCAACCGAATACGAGTTTCCTTCCGCCACTAAGATTAAAGCGTTTCAGGAAAAGAAAATCGAGGTAACGGCGATTCCGGGAGGCAAAGGAACGATCAAAGAATTAACCGGATACGGAGACTGGACGATTACGGTGGAGTTTACTCTTCTCGCGGCAACCTATGGGGCGGGAATTCTCGCAGCACCTTCCAATCCGCTTGTGAAAAGCATGATACAAAAGATCAAGGAAGTGAAAAAAATCTGGGAAACGAACGAAACTCTTTATCTAAATCATGCAATGTTAAACGCATTAGGAATTAAGAATGTAGTTTGCAAAAGTTTCGATCTTCCATCGGAACCGATCCAGTACAACCAAACGATCACCCTCGTCTTTTTATCGGATGAAGAATATGATTTGGATCTCGCTTCTATGGAATCCAAAAACGCGGCGGTGGAGTCTTCTTTATGA
- a CDS encoding LysM peptidoglycan-binding domain-containing protein yields MSQFYVLKENDTLQRLSARYYGKWEIWRLILDNNPQIEDWKNPKAGVLIEIPDPLTEDRLHTIAEGDTYESISFLHYGTEHFSGKIRENNSDIQPYENVGSTLFVEALVSKAELQNAKKRMNG; encoded by the coding sequence ATGAGCCAGTTTTATGTTTTAAAAGAGAACGATACGTTGCAGCGGCTTTCGGCCCGCTATTACGGGAAATGGGAAATCTGGAGATTGATTTTAGACAACAATCCTCAGATCGAAGATTGGAAAAATCCGAAAGCGGGAGTTTTAATCGAGATTCCGGATCCTTTGACGGAGGATCGTTTGCACACGATCGCCGAAGGAGATACGTACGAATCGATCAGTTTTCTTCATTACGGAACCGAACATTTTTCAGGAAAGATTCGAGAGAATAATTCGGATATTCAACCGTATGAAAACGTAGGTTCGACGCTTTTCGTCGAGGCCCTCGTTTCGAAAGCGGAATTACAGAACGCGAAAAAAAGGATGAACGGTTGA